The following coding sequences lie in one Hydrogenophaga sp. PBL-H3 genomic window:
- the corA gene encoding magnesium/cobalt transporter CorA, with translation MLNVFTLANGRLFQEEIESLEELAQFKPIWVDLEDPTPEERRWVKQHFGLSIPEDAMDEDIEESARFFEEDNGELHVRSDFLIDDEEDPRAVRVAFILNEHNDTLKSQGVLFSIHDEDVPVFRLLRMRARRMPGLIENAKDVLLMLFDADAEYCADTLEDIYDEIETVSKKVLNSNASDNLLSEALSAIARHEDMSGRIRRNVMDTRRAVSFMMRSRLLSAEQFEDARQILRDLDSLDSHTAFLFDKINFLMDATVGFININQNKIIKIFSVASVSLLPPTLVASSYGMNFAFMPELQWQYGYPVALALMVLSAVVPMLYFRKRGWLR, from the coding sequence ATGCTCAACGTATTCACCCTGGCCAATGGCCGCCTCTTCCAGGAAGAGATCGAGTCGCTCGAAGAGCTCGCTCAATTCAAGCCAATCTGGGTCGACCTGGAAGACCCCACCCCCGAAGAGCGCCGCTGGGTCAAGCAACACTTTGGCCTGTCGATCCCCGAAGACGCGATGGACGAGGACATTGAGGAGTCGGCCCGCTTCTTCGAGGAAGACAACGGCGAACTGCATGTGCGCTCCGACTTTTTGATCGACGACGAAGAGGACCCGCGCGCGGTGCGGGTGGCCTTCATCTTGAACGAGCACAACGACACCCTCAAGAGCCAGGGTGTGCTGTTCTCCATCCACGACGAGGACGTGCCGGTGTTCCGCCTGCTGCGCATGCGCGCGCGCCGCATGCCGGGCCTGATCGAGAACGCCAAGGACGTGCTCCTGATGCTGTTCGACGCCGACGCCGAGTACTGCGCCGACACGCTGGAAGACATCTACGACGAGATCGAAACCGTGAGCAAGAAGGTGCTCAACAGCAACGCCTCGGACAACCTGCTGAGCGAGGCGCTCTCAGCCATCGCGCGCCACGAGGACATGTCGGGCCGCATCCGCCGCAACGTGATGGACACGCGTCGCGCGGTCAGCTTCATGATGCGCAGCCGCCTGCTGAGTGCCGAGCAGTTTGAAGACGCGCGCCAGATCCTGCGCGACCTCGATTCGCTGGACAGCCACACGGCCTTCCTGTTCGACAAGATCAACTTCTTGATGGACGCCACGGTGGGTTTCATCAACATCAACCAGAACAAGATCATCAAGATCTTCTCGGTGGCCAGTGTTTCGCTGCTGCCGCCCACGCTGGTGGCCAGCAGCTATGGCATGAACTTCGCATTCATGCCCGAGCTGCAATGGCAATACGGCTACCCGGTGGCGCTGGCGCTGATGGTGCTCTCGGCCGTGGTGCCGATGCTGTATTTCCGCAAGCGCGGCTGGTTGCGGTAG
- a CDS encoding patatin-like phospholipase family protein — translation MSLDTIITHNMLTPSSHDVRPDACALVLMGGGARTAYQAGVLKALAAMQPAGSQVFPFQWLFGTSAGALNAVYLGSIALQGLSALPRLATFWMGLRSEQVYRLEAPGWVRANRVVAGWTLARQVRRHRALLDTLPLVNTLHRAIDLPGLEFALEQGAIQALGVTASSYTTGEHWTFCQTHSGHTVQPWHRPGRRATFQPITIEHLMASSAIPFLFPSVPLWVEGRKEHFGDGSMRQLSPLSPAIHFGARRVLVIGVGQPQRSGMVARTAGDPTAGTIAGHAMASVFHDTLQADVEQAQRVSQTLSRLPPALAAALPYRPVDVLAIQPSFSLDELARKHIGELPAPTRNTLVGLGALDTARGAAGSAASLASYLLFEPGFVHALIELGEHDAWRRKDELMHFMAPHAPPSETAAVP, via the coding sequence ATGTCCCTCGACACCATCATCACGCACAACATGCTGACCCCCTCCTCACACGACGTGAGGCCCGACGCCTGCGCGTTGGTGTTGATGGGTGGCGGCGCGCGCACCGCGTACCAGGCCGGTGTGCTCAAGGCGCTGGCCGCCATGCAGCCTGCCGGGAGCCAGGTGTTTCCCTTTCAATGGTTGTTCGGCACCTCGGCCGGCGCACTCAATGCGGTCTACTTGGGCAGCATCGCCTTGCAAGGCTTGTCTGCGCTGCCGCGGCTCGCCACGTTCTGGATGGGACTGCGTTCCGAGCAGGTCTACCGACTGGAAGCGCCGGGCTGGGTGCGCGCCAACCGGGTGGTGGCGGGCTGGACGCTGGCGCGCCAGGTGCGGCGCCACCGCGCTTTGCTGGACACGCTGCCGCTGGTGAACACATTGCACAGGGCAATCGACCTGCCGGGCCTGGAGTTCGCGCTGGAGCAAGGCGCCATTCAAGCGCTGGGCGTGACCGCATCCAGCTACACGACCGGTGAACACTGGACTTTCTGCCAGACCCACTCCGGCCACACGGTGCAGCCGTGGCACCGCCCGGGACGCCGGGCCACTTTCCAGCCCATCACGATCGAACACCTGATGGCGTCCAGCGCCATCCCGTTCCTCTTTCCATCGGTGCCGCTGTGGGTCGAAGGCCGCAAGGAACATTTTGGCGACGGCTCGATGCGCCAGCTCTCGCCGCTGTCGCCGGCCATCCACTTCGGCGCGCGCCGCGTGCTGGTGATCGGCGTGGGGCAGCCGCAGCGCTCGGGCATGGTGGCGCGCACGGCGGGCGATCCCACGGCCGGCACCATCGCAGGCCATGCCATGGCCAGCGTGTTTCACGACACCTTGCAAGCCGACGTGGAGCAGGCCCAGCGCGTGAGCCAGACCTTGTCGCGCCTGCCGCCGGCCCTGGCCGCGGCCCTGCCTTACCGCCCGGTCGACGTGTTGGCCATTCAGCCCAGCTTTTCGCTCGACGAGCTGGCGCGCAAGCACATTGGCGAATTGCCTGCGCCCACCCGCAACACCCTGGTCGGACTGGGCGCGCTGGACACCGCGCGGGGCGCGGCCGGCAGCGCCGCGTCGCTGGCCAGTTACCTGCTGTTCGAGCCCGGTTTCGTGCATGCCCTCATCGAACTCGGCGAACACGATGCCTGGCGTCGAAAGGACGAACTGATGCACTTCATGGCACCTCATGCGCCACCTTCGGAAACGGCAGCGGTGCCATAA
- a CDS encoding ATP-binding response regulator: protein MLSVSTSQDRLLHEQMRLLERNVPAMVVGTLMLAIGTAALRLMNGQPSRWVVYWLGAMVALCAVRWWGARHYQQTQPDQAQAPRWACWFILASFVAGLLWGSLTALFFSPDDPHTQAVVVMILAAIVASATQSLGPYFPAHLAFGVPALVPFAMRSMLSGDARAMTLGVLALVFLLMAELFARRIASAIEEALRLRFENEALVAELSLARDAAEAASKAKTRFLATASHDLRQPIHTMSMFVPALKRMAQEGRLSAPALGDMADRMQSALGTMGQLLSRLLDVSRLDADAVRVVTEDFPLEPLLCAVVDEVAAQAEAKGLRLRMHDGGLWVHSDPSVLHTMLSNLVSNAVRYTDRGGVLVAARSRGSSVDIQVWDTGIGISPHELSRITEEFYQGSNAHVDSSQTRGFGLGMAIVHRSAQLIGVRLGWRSALGKGSMFSIRVPRAKGSHQPVGLSSIEAPASKHAGGRRVLVVEENQDILAAMSFLLRSWGHSPLQASNAEEATRIAAFSRGELNAALVDYHLTRDCDGLAVAHLLRQHARPDLAVAIVTGDTSTEVMNAVRAAGLTVMHKPVDPAELQQFIARAR from the coding sequence ATGCTCAGCGTCTCAACCTCGCAAGACCGGCTGCTGCACGAGCAGATGCGGCTGCTCGAGCGAAATGTCCCCGCCATGGTCGTGGGTACGTTGATGCTGGCCATCGGCACCGCCGCGCTGCGCCTGATGAACGGCCAGCCTTCCCGATGGGTTGTGTACTGGCTGGGGGCCATGGTGGCGCTGTGCGCCGTGCGGTGGTGGGGAGCCCGGCACTACCAGCAAACACAGCCAGACCAGGCGCAGGCACCCCGCTGGGCCTGCTGGTTCATCCTGGCGTCGTTTGTCGCCGGCTTGCTGTGGGGTTCGCTGACGGCCTTGTTCTTCAGCCCCGACGATCCGCACACGCAGGCGGTGGTGGTCATGATCCTGGCGGCCATCGTGGCCAGCGCGACCCAGTCGCTGGGGCCTTATTTCCCGGCGCATCTGGCCTTTGGCGTGCCTGCCCTGGTGCCGTTTGCAATGCGCAGCATGCTCAGCGGCGATGCCCGTGCGATGACACTGGGCGTGCTCGCCCTGGTGTTCCTGTTGATGGCCGAGCTGTTTGCACGGCGCATTGCGTCGGCCATCGAGGAAGCCCTTCGCCTGCGTTTCGAGAACGAAGCGTTGGTGGCTGAACTTTCACTTGCCAGAGACGCGGCGGAAGCTGCCAGCAAGGCCAAGACGCGGTTTCTGGCCACCGCCAGCCACGACCTGCGTCAGCCGATCCATACCATGAGCATGTTCGTTCCGGCGCTCAAACGCATGGCGCAAGAGGGTCGGCTGTCTGCGCCAGCGCTGGGCGACATGGCCGACCGCATGCAGTCGGCACTGGGCACCATGGGCCAGCTGCTCAGCCGCTTGCTCGACGTCTCCCGGCTGGATGCCGATGCAGTGCGGGTGGTCACCGAAGACTTTCCCCTGGAGCCCCTGCTGTGCGCGGTGGTGGACGAAGTGGCGGCGCAGGCTGAAGCCAAGGGGCTGCGGCTGCGCATGCACGATGGCGGGCTTTGGGTGCACAGCGATCCGTCGGTGCTGCACACGATGTTGAGCAACCTGGTCAGCAACGCCGTGCGCTACACCGACCGCGGCGGAGTGCTGGTGGCGGCACGTTCGCGAGGCAGCAGTGTCGACATCCAGGTCTGGGACACCGGTATTGGCATCTCGCCGCACGAGCTGTCGCGCATCACCGAGGAGTTTTACCAAGGCAGCAACGCGCATGTGGACAGCAGCCAGACACGGGGGTTCGGGCTGGGCATGGCGATCGTGCACCGCTCGGCCCAGTTGATCGGTGTGCGCCTGGGCTGGCGCTCGGCGCTGGGCAAGGGCTCGATGTTCTCCATCCGGGTGCCCCGTGCGAAGGGCAGCCACCAGCCCGTCGGGCTGTCATCCATTGAAGCCCCTGCGTCGAAACACGCCGGTGGACGCCGCGTGCTGGTCGTCGAGGAGAACCAGGACATCCTGGCGGCCATGTCTTTTCTGCTGCGAAGCTGGGGGCACAGCCCCCTGCAAGCCTCGAACGCCGAGGAGGCCACCCGCATCGCAGCATTCAGCCGGGGCGAGCTGAACGCCGCGCTGGTCGACTACCACCTGACGCGGGACTGCGACGGGCTTGCCGTTGCGCACCTCTTGCGGCAGCACGCCAGGCCCGACCTGGCGGTGGCCATCGTCACCGGCGACACCAGCACCGAGGTGATGAACGCCGTGCGGGCTGCCGGACTGACCGTGATGCACAAACCGGTGGATCCTGCTGAGCTGCAGCAGTTCATTGCGCGCGCGCGCTGA
- the hpf gene encoding ribosome hibernation-promoting factor, HPF/YfiA family, with protein MNLTISGHHLEVTPALRGYVTSKLERISRHFDQVVDMKVLLTVDNLKEKDLRQRAECNIHVKGRDLFAESAHADLYAAVDELADKLDRQVLRYKDKAQDHHHDTVKRLM; from the coding sequence ATGAACCTGACGATCAGTGGTCACCACCTTGAGGTCACACCCGCCCTGCGCGGTTACGTCACCAGCAAGCTCGAACGCATCTCCCGACACTTCGACCAGGTGGTCGACATGAAGGTGCTGTTGACGGTGGACAACCTCAAGGAAAAGGACCTGAGGCAGCGAGCGGAATGCAACATCCACGTCAAGGGCCGCGACCTGTTCGCCGAGAGCGCCCATGCCGATCTCTACGCTGCCGTCGATGAACTGGCCGACAAGCTGGATCGGCAAGTTCTTCGTTACAAAGACAAGGCGCAAGACCACCACCACGACACGGTCAAGCGCTTGATGTGA
- a CDS encoding PTS sugar transporter subunit IIA has translation MNRLSAILPAAQVLVSVDATSKKRAFEEAGLLFETLHGLNRALITDSLFARERLGSTGLGHGVAIPHGRIKGLKQPLAAVFQLASPIGFDAPDELPVQLMIFLLVPEAATQKHLEILSEIAELLSDSGLREQMKTSADAIALHKQITSWQSAHAPA, from the coding sequence ATGAACCGACTATCTGCCATATTGCCTGCCGCGCAGGTGCTCGTCAGCGTGGATGCAACCAGCAAGAAGCGCGCATTCGAAGAAGCAGGCCTGCTTTTCGAGACCCTTCACGGACTCAACCGCGCGCTCATCACTGACAGCCTGTTCGCCCGCGAGCGCCTGGGCTCCACCGGCCTGGGTCACGGCGTGGCAATCCCTCACGGACGCATCAAAGGTTTGAAGCAGCCCTTGGCCGCGGTGTTTCAGCTGGCCAGCCCGATCGGCTTCGATGCCCCCGACGAATTGCCGGTGCAGCTGATGATCTTTTTGCTGGTGCCCGAGGCCGCCACGCAGAAGCATCTGGAGATCCTCTCCGAGATTGCCGAGTTGTTGAGCGACAGCGGTCTGCGTGAACAGATGAAGACCTCCGCAGACGCCATCGCACTGCACAAACAGATCACGTCCTGGCAGTCTGCGCATGCGCCGGCCTAA
- the hprK gene encoding HPr(Ser) kinase/phosphatase — MKPTVVSADVLFEDHRDALKWQWIAGLGASERRFDEVAIRAARSGADLVGYLNYIHPYRVQVFGEREVAYLTSPSDDDNKRRVARIVTLEPPVLVVADGQTAPDALTAMCERAQIPMFATHESAAFVIDVLRAYLSRHFADRASMHGVFMDILGMGVMITGESGLGKSELGLELISRGHGLVADDAVDLYRINQTSIEGRCPELLQNLLEVRGIGLLDIKAIFGETAVRRKMRLSLIVHLVRRETMERDYERMPHEPLYQDVLGVPVRKAVIQVVAGRNIAVLVEAAVRNTILQLRGIDTYQEFVSRHRAAMSRGE, encoded by the coding sequence TTGAAACCCACCGTCGTCAGCGCCGATGTCCTGTTCGAGGACCATCGAGACGCCCTGAAGTGGCAATGGATCGCAGGGCTTGGCGCTTCCGAGCGCCGGTTTGACGAAGTCGCCATCCGCGCGGCGCGTTCGGGTGCCGATCTGGTCGGTTACCTCAACTACATCCATCCCTACCGCGTGCAGGTGTTCGGCGAGCGTGAAGTCGCGTACCTCACCAGCCCGAGCGACGACGACAACAAGCGCCGCGTGGCGCGCATCGTCACGCTGGAGCCACCGGTGCTGGTGGTGGCCGATGGCCAGACCGCACCCGATGCGCTCACCGCCATGTGCGAGCGCGCGCAGATACCGATGTTCGCCACGCACGAGTCGGCGGCGTTCGTCATCGACGTGCTGCGGGCTTATCTCTCGCGCCACTTCGCCGACCGCGCCTCCATGCATGGCGTGTTCATGGACATCTTGGGCATGGGCGTCATGATCACGGGCGAGTCGGGCCTGGGCAAGAGCGAGCTCGGGCTGGAACTCATCTCGCGTGGCCATGGCCTTGTGGCCGACGATGCGGTGGACCTCTACCGCATCAACCAGACCAGCATTGAAGGCCGCTGCCCCGAGCTGCTGCAGAACCTGCTGGAAGTGCGCGGCATCGGCCTGCTCGACATCAAGGCGATCTTTGGCGAGACAGCGGTGCGGCGCAAGATGCGCCTCTCGCTCATCGTGCACCTGGTGCGCCGCGAAACCATGGAGCGCGACTATGAACGCATGCCCCACGAGCCGCTGTACCAGGACGTGCTCGGCGTGCCGGTGCGCAAGGCGGTGATCCAGGTGGTGGCCGGCCGCAACATCGCTGTGCTGGTGGAAGCGGCCGTGCGCAACACCATCCTTCAGTTGCGCGGTATCGACACGTACCAGGAATTTGTCTCGCGCCACCGCGCGGCCATGTCGCGCGGCGAGTGA
- the fur gene encoding ferric iron uptake transcriptional regulator, whose protein sequence is MTNIEELKSTGLKATLPRLKILEVFQNAKQRHMTAEDVFRVLLEERSDIGLATVYRVLMQFEQAGLLTRSNFESGKAVYELNEGQHHDHLVCLDCGRVEEFFDAEIEKRQQLVAKTRGFVLQEHALSLYANCTKTDCPHKGQGHTHRAT, encoded by the coding sequence ATGACCAACATCGAAGAACTCAAGAGCACGGGCCTGAAAGCCACGCTGCCCAGGCTGAAGATCCTGGAGGTGTTCCAGAACGCCAAGCAGCGCCACATGACGGCCGAAGACGTGTTTCGCGTGCTGCTCGAAGAACGCTCCGATATCGGCCTGGCCACGGTTTACCGCGTACTCATGCAATTCGAGCAAGCGGGACTGCTCACGCGCAGCAACTTCGAGTCGGGCAAGGCGGTGTACGAACTCAACGAAGGTCAGCACCACGATCACCTGGTGTGCCTGGACTGCGGCCGCGTGGAAGAATTTTTTGACGCCGAGATCGAGAAGCGCCAGCAGTTAGTGGCCAAGACGCGAGGTTTCGTGCTGCAGGAGCACGCCCTGTCGCTGTATGCCAATTGCACCAAGACCGACTGCCCGCACAAGGGCCAGGGCCACACGCACCGCGCGACTTAA
- a CDS encoding outer membrane protein assembly factor BamE, whose amino-acid sequence MLHHTPDRAHLSTPGQRPNRPLRWVCVLAALAALSACSSVTSRMPGITSLVSPYKIDILQGNVVTREQAAALQTGMTRDQVRDILGSPLLASVFHADRWDYVFTFRRQGQTPQQRRLTAFFKADVLEKFEADELPTEAEFVASLDAGRKFGKVPPLQATEAQLKTFDERNKTTAPTAPSAPAATPAASYPPLETPGAAR is encoded by the coding sequence ATGCTTCACCACACACCCGATCGCGCTCATCTGTCCACCCCTGGCCAGCGACCGAACCGCCCGTTGCGGTGGGTCTGCGTGCTCGCCGCGCTGGCAGCCCTGTCGGCCTGCTCCAGCGTCACCAGCCGCATGCCCGGCATCACCAGCCTGGTCAGCCCGTACAAGATCGACATCCTGCAAGGCAACGTGGTCACGCGCGAGCAGGCCGCGGCCCTGCAAACGGGCATGACCCGCGATCAGGTGCGCGACATCCTGGGCTCGCCGCTCCTGGCCAGCGTGTTCCACGCCGATCGTTGGGACTATGTGTTCACCTTCCGTCGCCAAGGTCAGACGCCGCAACAGCGCCGCCTGACGGCGTTCTTCAAGGCCGATGTGCTTGAAAAATTCGAGGCCGACGAATTGCCCACCGAAGCGGAGTTCGTGGCGTCGCTCGACGCGGGCCGCAAGTTCGGCAAGGTGCCGCCCCTGCAGGCCACCGAGGCCCAGCTCAAGACCTTCGACGAACGCAACAAGACCACCGCGCCCACCGCGCCTTCCGCCCCTGCGGCGACGCCTGCCGCGAGCTACCCACCCCTGGAGACCCCGGGAGCCGCTCGATGA
- the dapB gene encoding 4-hydroxy-tetrahydrodipicolinate reductase, protein MSGAASLHRVCVAGASGRMGQMLVEAVRSSGDCQLTGALDIAASPMLGQDAAGFAGQASGVLIAADLAQGLRGSEALIDFTRPEGTLAHLRECAKHGVNAVIGTTGFSEEQKAEIAEAAKSIAIVMAPNMSVGVNVTLKLLEMAAKALATGYDIEIIEAHHRHKVDAPSGTALKMGEVIADALGRDLKDCAVYAREGVTGERDPSSIGFATIRGGDIVGDHTVLFAGTGERIEITHKSSSRATYAQGSLRAVRFLSGKTHGLFDMFDVLGLR, encoded by the coding sequence ATGAGCGGCGCGGCGAGTCTGCACCGCGTCTGCGTGGCCGGTGCCAGCGGCCGCATGGGCCAAATGCTGGTGGAAGCTGTGCGCAGCAGCGGCGACTGCCAGCTCACTGGCGCACTCGACATCGCCGCCAGCCCGATGCTGGGCCAGGATGCCGCCGGCTTTGCGGGTCAGGCCAGTGGCGTGCTCATCGCCGCCGATCTCGCCCAGGGCCTGCGCGGCAGCGAGGCGCTGATCGACTTCACCCGCCCCGAGGGCACGCTGGCGCACCTGCGCGAGTGTGCGAAGCACGGGGTCAATGCGGTCATTGGAACCACCGGTTTCAGCGAAGAGCAAAAGGCCGAGATCGCAGAGGCGGCCAAGTCGATCGCCATCGTGATGGCGCCCAACATGAGCGTGGGCGTGAACGTCACGCTCAAGCTGCTGGAGATGGCGGCCAAGGCGCTGGCCACCGGCTACGACATCGAGATCATCGAGGCACACCACCGCCACAAGGTGGACGCACCCAGCGGCACCGCGCTCAAGATGGGCGAGGTGATCGCCGACGCGCTGGGCCGCGACCTCAAGGACTGCGCGGTCTACGCGCGCGAAGGTGTGACGGGCGAGCGCGATCCCTCCAGCATCGGCTTCGCCACCATTCGCGGAGGCGACATCGTGGGCGATCACACAGTGCTCTTCGCCGGCACCGGCGAACGCATCGAGATCACGCACAAGTCCAGCAGCCGCGCGACTTACGCGCAGGGCAGCCTGCGCGCGGTGCGCTTCCTCTCGGGCAAGACCCACGGTCTGTTCGACATGTTCGACGTGCTCGGCCTGCGCTGA
- a CDS encoding MotA/TolQ/ExbB proton channel family protein, which produces MDASGSLGLVQTLAQADALGRAVALLLLAMSVASWVVILWKGWLLRRAARDLQLSTAAFWQASDLDDAQRRLATFDLQLLVLPLLQAAQGLNTAPAYTLAAAGDRSQQLTRVLRDALHRVLHRLQFGQVLLATVGSTAPFVGLLGTVWGIYNALTGIGLDGGFRIEQVSGPVGESLVMTAAGLVVAIPAVLAYNVLGRQIARIEADLEGFARDLRELLVHTP; this is translated from the coding sequence ATGGACGCAAGCGGGTCCCTGGGCCTCGTTCAGACCCTCGCGCAGGCCGATGCGCTGGGCCGCGCAGTGGCACTCTTGCTGCTGGCCATGTCGGTGGCGAGCTGGGTGGTGATTCTGTGGAAGGGCTGGCTGTTGCGCCGCGCCGCACGCGACCTGCAACTGAGCACAGCCGCCTTCTGGCAGGCCTCCGATCTGGACGATGCGCAGCGCCGGCTGGCCACCTTTGATCTTCAACTGCTGGTGCTGCCGCTGCTTCAGGCAGCGCAAGGTTTGAACACCGCTCCAGCCTACACGCTGGCTGCTGCTGGCGACCGCTCGCAGCAGCTCACCCGCGTGCTGCGCGATGCGCTGCACCGTGTGTTGCACCGCCTGCAATTCGGCCAGGTGCTGCTGGCCACTGTGGGATCCACCGCGCCGTTCGTGGGCCTGCTCGGCACGGTCTGGGGCATCTACAACGCACTCACCGGCATCGGGCTCGATGGCGGTTTCCGCATCGAGCAGGTTTCGGGTCCGGTGGGTGAGTCGCTGGTGATGACGGCCGCCGGCCTGGTGGTGGCGATCCCCGCCGTGCTCGCCTACAACGTGCTGGGCCGCCAGATTGCGCGCATCGAGGCCGACCTGGAAGGCTTTGCGCGCGACCTGCGCGAACTTCTGGTCCACACCCCATGA
- a CDS encoding ExbD/TolR family protein: MSFGRLEKPTSHKPMSEINVTPLVDVMLVLLVIFIIAAPFMADRLALQLPKAELPKAATPVQPGPFVSLAIDGQGQMQWNGQAVDEVALRQRLLEAAQRDPATEVQLRADASVPYGRVVSLIGMAQSAGLSRIGFVAESAAPR, encoded by the coding sequence ATGAGCTTCGGCAGACTTGAAAAGCCGACCAGCCACAAGCCCATGAGCGAGATCAACGTGACGCCGCTGGTGGACGTGATGCTCGTGCTGCTGGTGATCTTCATCATCGCGGCCCCTTTCATGGCCGACCGACTGGCCCTGCAACTGCCCAAGGCCGAGCTACCCAAGGCCGCCACGCCCGTGCAGCCGGGCCCCTTCGTGTCGCTGGCCATCGACGGGCAAGGCCAGATGCAATGGAACGGACAGGCCGTGGACGAGGTGGCGCTGCGCCAGCGCCTGCTGGAGGCCGCGCAGCGCGACCCGGCCACCGAGGTGCAGCTGCGTGCCGACGCCAGCGTGCCCTATGGCCGCGTGGTTTCGCTGATCGGCATGGCGCAATCGGCCGGGCTCTCGCGCATCGGCTTCGTGGCCGAGTCGGCAGCCCCGCGCTGA